A genomic region of Amphiura filiformis chromosome 6, Afil_fr2py, whole genome shotgun sequence contains the following coding sequences:
- the LOC140154703 gene encoding plasminogen-like codes for MRNSSFYTSDSTECYDNELGDDYRGFKSESSDGIMCQKWTLQIPNPHPFIPKSYGKAGIGDHNFCRNPDLDPGGPWCFHDRGTKIWSYCELKRCMFQECYNDDSGADYRGYVSVSSEGIQCQKWTSKFPHKHKYIPDNYPFEGLGDHNYCRNPDYDHLGPWCFHDNTTAERDWNYCRVPKCQLSEGMCMSEIQ; via the exons ATGAGGAATTCGTCCTTCTACACGTCTGACAGTACAG AGTGTTACGACAATGAACTAGGCGACGACTATCGCGGCTTTAAGTCGGAAAGTTCCGACGGCATTATGTGCCAGAAGTGGACATTACAAATTCCAAATCCTCACCCGTTTATACCGAAGAGTTATGGAAAAGCAGGAATTGGGGATCATAACTTCTGCAGAAATCCTGATTTAGATCCTGGAGGACCTTGGTGTTTCCATGATAGAGGTACTAAGATTTGGAGTTACTGTGAACTTAAAAGATGCATGTTTCAAG AATGCTACAATGACGACTCTGGTGCAGACTACCGCGGCTATGTCTCTGTCAGCTCTGAAGGTATACAATGTCAGAAGTGGACGTCCAAGTTTCCACACAAACACAAATATATCCCTGATAATTACCCATTTGAAGGTCTTGGTGACCATAACTACTGTAGAAATCCTGATTATGATCATTTAGGACCATGGTGTTTCCATGATAACACAACGGCCGAGCGAGATTGGAATTACTGTCGAGTACCAAAATGTCAGTTAAGTGAAGGTATGTGTATGTCTGAAATTCAGTAA